From Coturnix japonica isolate 7356 chromosome 3, Coturnix japonica 2.1, whole genome shotgun sequence, the proteins below share one genomic window:
- the YPEL5 gene encoding protein yippee-like 5, translating into MGRIFLDHIGGTRLFSCANCDTILTNRSELISTRFTGATGRAFLFNKVVNLQYSEVQDRVMLTGRHMVRDVSCKNCNSKLGWIYEFATEDSQRYKEGRVILERALVRESEGFEEHVPSDNS; encoded by the exons ATGGGAAGAATTTTTCTGGATCACATTGGCGGCACTCGCCTGTTCTCCTGTGCAAACTGCGACACCATTCTGACCAATCGTTCCGAGCTCATCTCCACTCGCTTTACGGGGGCCACAGGGAGAgcctttctttttaacaag GTGGTAAATCTGCAGTACAGTGAAGTTCAGGATCGGGTCATGCTCACTGGCCGCCACATGGTTCGAGACGTGAGCTGCAAGAACTGCAACAGCAAACTGGGCTGGATCTATGAATTTGCCACTGAAGACAGCCAGCGCTACAAGGAAGGCCGTGTTATCCTGGAAAGAGCTTTGGTCCGAGAGAGCGAAGGATTTGAGGAGCACGTTCCATCTGACAATTCCTGA